Proteins encoded by one window of Carassius auratus strain Wakin chromosome 8, ASM336829v1, whole genome shotgun sequence:
- the LOC113107421 gene encoding ras and EF-hand domain-containing protein, whose amino-acid sequence MGSEAQRDRLRELFRACDVDHSGRIEKWEFVRICSELRVRSTEIDALFARLDTDKDGTINLEEFMDGFQETHLLKDEEMSSEHAGESFSAAWEDFKSRLGDQLKFIPRIDQISTLYQNISLTEPRIVPQYERVLLSFIKESRILNSEMEHLALAVKRAQDQTAIQLSEMEEEMDHRIHTAERNTRLQESKKAEATLSSMKHQYEAQICELQQKIQTLQMIENQNRSSSLKEETSALKRQNNELLLQNQKLKQELLESQTNIAFLQSELDSLKSDLTDQSINFERDEALMKCFSEERGNLERQIEVLQAANRKLHDSNDSLRASLENSQSKSKTQRVSGISPGVYMSTRKNVCSSYFDRCCNTFPDEDFDQFGLMEDLRRPNCDSLALALCDPMRRRSCEEDSLPDSCVDSGMSTLRSNNGYDYEHERTSCPSPVQAEDSNTTVSGDTSDTEVLEAREEAVIGSDSESILSWTASQPAQKSDVTASGKKCLSAVFTEREQDVAVTQPPSEKAYRIVLAGDAAVGKSSFLLRLCKNEFKGNTSATLGVDFQMKTLVVDGVPTVLQLWDTAGQERFRSIAKSYFRRADGVLLLYDVTCEKSFLNVREWVDIIEDVSQDDIPIMLVGNKTDLRKEALLDGVTCIPTSYGEKLAMTYSALFCETSAKDGSNIIEAVLHLAREVTKHADEYKEPVSVAKLSGNHSKKMSNPNCCMG is encoded by the exons ATGGGTTCTGAGGCGCAGAGGGACAGACTCCGAGAGCTCTTCCGCGCCTGTGATGTGGATCACTCCGGACGCATCGAGAAATGGGAGTTCGTCCGAATATGCTCCGAGCTGCGCGTGCGATCCACCGAGATAGACGCGCTCTTCGCCAGACTTGACACCGACAAAGACGGCACGATCAATCTGGAGGAGTTCATGGACGGCTTTCAGGAGACACACTTGTTGAAGGACGAGGAGATGAGCAGCGAACACGCCGGGGAAAGTTTCTCAGCCGCCTGGGAGGATTTTAAATCCCGCCTCGGAGATCAGCTCAAATTCATCCCCAG GATTGACCAGATATCAACGCTGTACCAGAATATCAGTTTGACGGAGCCCAGAATCGTCCCTCAGTATGAAAGAGTTCTTCTCAGTTTCATCAAAGAGAGCCGGATACTGAACTCAGAAATGGAACATCTGGCTCTTGCTGTAAAGAG AGCTCAGGATCAGACGGCTATCCAGCTGAGTGAGATGGAGGAAGAGATGGATCACCGCATCCACACTGCAGAGAGAAACACACGTCTACAG GAGTCTAAAAAAGCCGAGGCGACTCTGAGCAGCATGAAACACCAGTACGAGGCTCAGATATGTGAACTACAACAGAAGATACAGACTCTgcagatg atcgaAAACCAAAACAGGAGTAGCAGCCTCAAAGAGGAAACTTCAGCACTGAAACGGCAGAACAATGAGTTATTACTG CAAAACCAGAAGTTGAAACAGGAGCTTTTGGAGTCCCAAACTAATATTGCGTTCTTGCAGAGTGAGCTGGACTCTCTCAAGAGTGATCTCACAGACCAGAGCATCAACTTTGAAcg AGATGAGGCTCTTATGAAGTGTTTCTCTGAGGAGAGAGGTAACCTGGAGAGGCAGATCGAGGTGCTTCA GGCAGCAAACAGAAAGCTGCATGACAGTAATGACAGTCTGCGTGCTTCGCTGGAGAACAGTCAGAGCAAGAGTAAGACTCAG CGTGTTAGTGGGATCTCACCTGGAGTTTACATGAGCACCAGAAAGAATGTCTGTTCCTCTTATTTTGATCG GTGCTGTAACACATTTCCGGACGAGGACTTTGATCAGTTCGGGCTGATGGAGGATCTGCGCAGACCGAACTGTGATTCTCTGGCTCTGGCCCTGTGCGACCCCATGCGCAGACGCAGCTGTGAGGAAGACAGTCTTCCCGACAGCTGCGTGGACAGCGGCATGTCTACCCTGCGCTCGAATAACGGCTACGATTACGAGCATGAGAGAACGTCCTGTCCAAGTCCTGTGCAAGCAGAGGACAGTAACACCACTGTGTCTGGAGACACTTCGGATACAGAG GTTCTGGAAGCTCGAGAAGAGGCTGTGATTGGGTCAGACAGCGAATCCATTCTTAGCTGGACTGCATCACAACCCGCTCAGAAAAGCGATGTTACTGCATCAGGGAAGAAATGCCTCTCTGCCGTCTTCACAGAG AGAGAGCAGGATGTGGCAGTGACTCAGCCTCCATCAGAGAAAGCTTACAGGATTGTGCTGGCGGGAGACGCTGCGGTGGGAAAGTCTAGCTTCCTACTTCGCCTCTGTAAGAACGAGTTCAAAGGCAACACTAGTGCCACACTGG GGGTTGATTTCCAGATGAAAACCTTGGTGGTGGATGGTGTTCCAACAGTGCTGCAGTTATGGGACACAGCTGGACAGGAGAG GTTTCGGAGCATTGCTAAGTCTTACTTCAGGAGGGCTGATGGGGTTCTCCTACTCTATGACGTCACCTGTGAGAAGAGCTTTCTGAATGTGCGCGAATGGGTCGATATCATTGAG GATGTGTCTCAGGATGACATTCCCATCATGCTTGTGGGGAACAAAACAGATCTGAGGAAGGAAGCTCTTCTGGATGGAGTTACTTGCATTCCAACCAGCTACGGAGAAAAACTGGCCATG ACATACAGTGCCTTATTCTGTGAGACGAGTGCAAAGGATGGATCCAACATCATTGAGGCTGTTCTTCATTTAGCCAG AGAGGTGACGAAGCATGCTGATGAGTACAAGGAGCCCGTATCAGTGGCCAAACTGTCTGGAAATCACAGCAAAAAGATGTCCAACCCTAACTGCTGCATGGGCTGA